aacaatataaatacCCTCCAAGTCTGGCATTAAGGAGCATAGATTTCAAAAAAAACTCAAAAGTTCAGTGAGAAGTTGTTAATCAAGAAAATGGCAGAAAACAGAAGAGGATTAATGATGTTCaggcctttctttaaaaaattGCGAAAGGGATTCTCGAGTTCAGCATACAGTGCATCTCCGGCGCTCAACCATTCCAAATTCAATGAAGACATGAGTGTTGGTAAAGCCGTGCCAGGTGATGTTAAGGAAGGATTTTTTACTGTTTTTACAGTGAAGGGAAAATAAACACAGGTTTTTTATTGAATTACACCACTTAACAAACCCTGAATTTCTAAGTCTAATGGATCAAGCTCGGGAAGAATATGGATTCCAGCAGAAAGGGGCTCTTTCTCTCCCTTGTCGACCTCATGAACTGCAGGAGATTCTACAACACAGCAAAGGAAGCAACAATGCTTGCACTGAAAGTTGGGGATACATGTAAAGCTAACATAATAGGAAGCTAGCTActaggaaaacaaataaaaagatttCTGTAAACTTTTTCGAGTTCTTGTACGAATCAACATGTCTTCATTTGTATATTTTAACTAATACTATCCCCTTAACGTTTTTGAAAAGTTGGTACTTACTTGCTTAGGATATCACATGAAGCCCTCAGTCCTTTGCCTTACCTTCAACCagaatttgtgtttttttattaaagaatGAGCAAAAGAGTTTTAATGAGTGTAATCATTTTCGACCGATTTTACGATTCCCAAGCCGAGGATTATGTTAAGAAATTCCACTTCATACCAGCTGTAACCTCACCTACTTGAATACTACAATAAATGAACTTGAGGAAATGCAGAAAAATGGTGCTTGTGAGAAATCTTAAAGTATGCATAGTAGTGAAAGGAAACACATGATTAGATTGCCTTCAAAATAGTTGGGAAAAAATCATTTGGCAATGAAAAGAAGCCACCTGCAGTTTTCAATGCTTGCTTGCTATTTTCTAGACTGAAATATTGTAAGGTTACTGAGTGAGTTTTGCAGAAAACCTTGGAATATCATTAAGAAAAGACCATGGATGCTCAGCCATTGTCATTTCAAAGCTATAAACCAGACGCTACTGTTATACGGTCCCATGAACTCGTTAATTTCATCTATCTGTTTCCCCACCGTCAGACAAAACAACCGTACACAGTAGTACAACACGGTAAAAGTTTCCACTTATATGTATTATTTGTGATGGATTCTCTTGACTTCGTTCAAATCTTGACTATCGTTGGAAAACAGATCCACTCGTTTGTCGGTTCCAACAAAATATCCAAGTATATATCATCATTTGCTTTGAAAATTGCAAATATCGAGGAAAGGTATAATCACTTGGTTTACAAATATGGGTAACTTTTGCTTTTCTCAGCAACAACATTATGAAGACAAAATCAATTGTTAATGCCAGACAACTTGATGTTTAAATGGATCATTAAGTAAGAATAAATACATACTTAGTGGCACCATGATTTCTGCTCTGCTGCCTGCCCCATGCCTGCATCTTGAGTCACTTTAATGCTTGGGACCAACTCTTATGACTTTGATTGCAATGATAGTCTAATGGTAACTATTAAAATCACCTATGGAAATCTTAATGCGCTCAAATTTACGGTCGTCCTTTTAAGTTTGTTGAAGTCAATAGAAAATAGATAACAGCCACCGGCTGACACCCGTTTgattgttttaaatttaaatggaaTATTTAAACTGGTTTTCTTATATATAGTTTTTGTGGTAATGAGATTTGTTAAAATGGATTGTAATAAATCTTCAATCgtttatgtaataaaaatattgtaGGTTGGTCCGTCGTAGATTCCTGCCTGCATTTAGAAAACAGACTTAAACAGGCATGATCTACTATAGGCAAGGTGGCATTCTATTCTTTTCGTTACCTAACAGCTAAAAAGAAACCCTTTAACCGACAATTAGTAATGGGGGTTAGAACAAAAGCTATTTTCTTTTGGTTTAGAACAACCTTTTTTGTACTTATGTCTGCATAAACATGACAAACATGAGTTTGAACTTTatccaattcaatttaattataaaaagaaattaattcaAAGTCTCAAAACACAtatttaaaaaggtaaaattcaattaaaaaatatacaaatgacTTGAATGTAAATCTACTATCAACCATATATGAAATATCTGACCGAACCCAAATTCATCTCACCTGTAATGTGCTCAAATGACAGGTGTAAGTCAGATTCATTCATTCGCATGTTTTGGAAAGGACGGACGACTTTCCCTTTAGATTTTACGGTGAAATAGTATGATTCGATTTCGATTTTGACATAACCTACGGCAAACATCAAAACAATTGCATAGATGTACTGTATACCGCGTTTCAAAAGAGCCCACCGGTCTACgagaaagcatggaaattaaatatatggaGTATCGAAGATGGCATTAAATGATAAGTTTGGCTCCAACCATATGAAAATGGCCCCCATAATGTCTCCCAGAAATTTCACATTGGCTTCCATTTCCTTCAACTCCCCAGTATAAATGCCTTAGGATCCACCAATCAGGCACAAAACCAAACACTAAAGTATTTCCAAGAGTTATCCAGCGTGCCTGAAAATGCAGCAGAACTGGGAACGTCATACAGGGCTTGTAATAGTTAGGCTTTTGATGAAAAGGCTAAAGAGTTTTCTCTCAGGGTTACCGTCAAGGGGCCGCGATGGAAATAACATTGAGTATGATGAGGATGTTGATGAAACAAAGATACCAAACGATGTGAAGGAAGGACATTTTGCAGTAATTGCAGTCAAAGGTGGAAAATCAAAGAGGTTTATCTTGGAGCTGAGTTACCTGAGGAATCCAGCGTTTTTAAGGCTATTAGAGCAAGCTAAAGAGGAATATGGATTCCAACAAATGGGAGCTCTAACTGTCCCTTGTCAACCTGAAGAGTTACAGATCATCTTAGaagacaaaataaagaaaactagTCTCTAGGTGTAGTTCCATTATATTGTTTTCTGACAGGATGATTAAGCTAATGTTATTCCTTTTTTTCCCCTATTAGTTCAATGCTCCTGCATGTAAAATTCCATAGTGTTTACGACTTCTGCAGAAACAGAAGCATACACCAGAGTGTcgatgtatgtatgtatgcatgcatgcatgtatcTTCACAATGTCATTCTTATGAGATACAAATATTCCGAGGAGGATTCTTAGATCAGCAGTTGATGTCTTTTTTTGCTTGTCTTAGTAAATGCTGCTTCAAAATGCCgatataataaatacaatatgtGACCGGGAAATGCGTCGTCCCCTATCCCTGTTTTCTTAAAGTGTCTGCAGTTCATCCTTTGAGATTGTTAAATATACATCCAAGAAGTTTAAGGATCCTTAAATGAGGACAATACATCATGAGTTTCTAACATGGATTATTTATTGTTTTCTAAATCTCTAATGCTACTCAAATCTGCAGCATTGTTTCATTTCTtcaattcaaattgacaaacatTATATGAGTAGTAGATCATCCGAAGAATAAGTAAAAAAATCATTTACAACTTGGTTTCTACTAGTACATAATATCAACCTATACAAAGAGCTGCAGATGATCTATTTATCAAACGGGATGAAAACGAAAACATAAGGAATTGATCATGCTTGTAATACTAATATAGTGCTATTTTACCTCGGAACAATTATTTGGCCCCACAGGTTCTCTTAAGCAATTGGATATTGCCATGACGGCAGCTTCAATAGATGCATCTTCCCCCTGTTTCagccaaaataactcaaaattactTTTCAGGGAAAAAATCATGCATAAACTGAACATTTTCGTACACAAACTGTGATTTATACAAGGATGATAGAACAAGTTTACCTTTTCTTTCCAGTAAAACATATTTCCATATTTCCCTGCCAAACGGCTCCAAAAGCTTCGGGGAATGTCTAAGTCAACAGAATCCCCAACATTGAAATTCAATATATTGCCTGGTCCAAAATCCATCCATAATTAGAAATTTTCCATCCACCATATTAGAGTTTAAAGACAATGCCGTAGTCAAATTCTTTACCGAAGGTGGGATCAGCAACAAAAACTATAGTTCGATCATCTACTTGCCAAAAGTCTTTGATTGCCAACCCTGTAGCAATTTGAGAAGTTTTAAGTAATTTTGAACTTTGCTTACAGCTTCAAAGAGTTAAATCAAATAGAATAAACATAAGTTTTAAAGAGAAAATCTAATTATAAGAAAACACACACACAGTGAGATCAATGACACATAAACTATATATTACTCATACCTGGTGTGTCAGGGTAATTTTGTGCTAATACTCTCAACTTAAAGCCGGTATCCTTTTCGATATCACTGATCTCCTGAATGAGTCTTTTCTCCTGAGGTTTAACAGTCTGGTGTCAGTATTAATCTTCCGTTTGTAAAAGGCAGTAGCATTATTTATCTATTAATTATATTTGCTTCTTCCAACAAGAGTTTGGCTTACTATCCAGAAGACAAGATGAAATGAATGTTTTTGTTCCTCGAGCTTCCTTGAAAATAGCAATTGTAGTTTTAACTCTTATCGCTTTTTCCTCAATAAGAGCACAGAGGATAAACAATAACATTTCAAAAAAGTGGACAGCATGCtcaaaaagcttttttttttcccattttacgGTACCTTAGCAAACATGAGTATGAGAGAGCTAAAACTAGAGAGAATGAGGATCAAAAGTACGGATCTAAGCATGCAATTTGATATAATTATTGGTCAATTAACATGTAAGGGCCTTATGTACTCAATCACTATGAAATATGTCATGTAAAAACTAAAGTTGTTCATCTTGCAAAACAAGCCAAGTTAAAGgaagaaatcattaaaaaaacacatttaatgttggaacattttcaaaataatgtCACATGACTTGTATGTGATTGTCAAATGTTACAAGTCTTTAACaagatatatttaaaaaattcatgtcTATACAAACATATATCTATTTGGACGGTTATGTCTATAAGAAGATATATCTATTTGGCCAGTTATGTCTATATGAAAGACATCTATGCGGACGGCAATGtttataaagtatatatatttgcttataaATAGAACTCCTCTTACGTTTGGAAGACACAAAGAGCTCAACCAAGATTGAATAACTATTCCATAAATGGAACAAAACCAAGGAAGCCCTTTAAGTTTTGTATCACCAAACCAGATAACTTTAATTTTACACT
This window of the Gossypium hirsutum isolate 1008001.06 chromosome A09, Gossypium_hirsutum_v2.1, whole genome shotgun sequence genome carries:
- the LOC107889587 gene encoding auxin-responsive protein SAUR20-like; this encodes MQQNWERHTGLVIVRLLMKRLKSFLSGLPSRGRDGNNIEYDEDVDETKIPNDVKEGHFAVIAVKGGKSKRFILELSYLRNPAFLRLLEQAKEEYGFQQMGALTVPCQPEELQIILEDKIKKTSL
- the LOC107889585 gene encoding thylakoid lumenal 15.0 kDa protein 2, chloroplastic, coding for MAFIQYSSPCFRTTSFPTLSVPIRASSRLSLPTTFRKWVAHFRVKSLNWVFSGALALTLSAAGVGFAEAKVGVNKPELLPREFTPVIDVAGFLSDGQEKRLIQEISDIEKDTGFKLRVLAQNYPDTPGLAIKDFWQVDDRTIVFVADPTFGNILNFNVGDSVDLDIPRSFWSRLAGKYGNMFYWKEKGEDASIEAAVMAISNCLREPVGPNNCSEVK